In Sphingopyxis macrogoltabida, the sequence AAGATAGTGCCGATATCGTGCGGATGAACCCCCGCCATCGCAAAGCTGACGATTCCAGCACTGTTTTCAGGGCCATAGAGCGTAATGCTGTTCTTGCGGGCAAGGGCTTCGCGTAACCTATTGACCAGAGCGACCTCGTGCGCGTGGATCGCGTCGATGCCGATCGCTTCGACATAATCGACCGCCGCCGCCAGCCCGATCGCCTCGACGATCGCGGGGGTGCCCGCCTCGAAACGCGTTGGGGCGGGGGCGTAGGTCGTCCGCTCGAAGGTCACGCGGTCGATCATCGACCCGCCGCCCTGCCAAGGCGGCAGCATGTCGAGCTTGTCGCTCCACAGCACACCGACGCCGGTGGGGCCATAGAGCTTGTGGCCCGAGAAGGCGTAATAGTCGCAGCCCAATGCCGCGACGTCGACGGGCAGGCGCGGCACCGCCTGACAGCCGTCGATCAGCAGCTCGGCGCCGACCCGGTGCGCGAGGTCTGCCGCGCGCGCGACGTCGAGTGGGCTGCCGAGCACGTTCGAGACATGCGCGAAGGCGACCATCGTGTGTTCGGGGGTGAGCAGCTTTTCGGCGGCATCGAGGTCGATGCAGCCGTCGGCGGTCAGCGGGCAGACGTCGACCTGCCAGCCCGCGAGCTGCCAGGGGACGATATTGCTGTGATGTTCGAGCACCGACAGCAGCACGCGGCCTTTGCGCGGGTGCGAGTAGGCGACGAGGTTGATCGCCTCGGTCGCGCCGCGCACGAAGGTCACGTCATTCTCGCGCGCGCCGATAAACGCCGCGATCCGCCGCCGCGCCGCCTCGTAAGCGAGCGTCATATCGGCCGAGCGCGCATAGACGCCGCGGTGGACGGTCGCATAGTCGCGGCCCATCGCATTGACGGTCGCGTCAATCACTGCCTGCGGCTTCTGCGCGGTCGCGGCGGTGTCGAGATAGTGCCAGCCGGGCGTCAGGCCGGGGAAGTCAGACCTTATGTCCCCCTCCCGCTTGCGGGAGGGGTTAGGGGAGGGCATGTTCCGGTTCAGGCCATCGACAGGCCCTCCCCCGACCCCTCCCGCAAGCGGGAGGGGAGAAGAGATGTCGGCGCTGCTCACACCAATTCCCCCAGTTTCGCGAGCGCGAGCGCCTGCAACTGCTCTTCATCCTCGGCGCCGTCGAATACGCCCGCGACGAAGGCCTGCAGCAAAATCTTCTTCGCTTCGGCGGGCGGCAGGCCGCGCGACTGGAGATAATAGAGGCTCATCGCGTCGAGTTCGCCGATCGCGCAGCCGTGCGCACATTTGACGTCGTCGGCGAAGATTTCGAGTTCGGGCTTGGCGTTGGCGGTCGCGCTGCGGTCGAGCAGCATCGCCTTCACATCCTGTTCGCTGTCGGTCTGCTGGGCATCGCGCGCGACGGCGACCTTGCCGAGATAGGTGCCGGTGGCGGTGCCGCCGAGGACCGAAC encodes:
- a CDS encoding aminotransferase class V-fold PLP-dependent enzyme, whose amino-acid sequence is MPSPNPSRKREGDIRSDFPGLTPGWHYLDTAATAQKPQAVIDATVNAMGRDYATVHRGVYARSADMTLAYEAARRRIAAFIGARENDVTFVRGATEAINLVAYSHPRKGRVLLSVLEHHSNIVPWQLAGWQVDVCPLTADGCIDLDAAEKLLTPEHTMVAFAHVSNVLGSPLDVARAADLAHRVGAELLIDGCQAVPRLPVDVAALGCDYYAFSGHKLYGPTGVGVLWSDKLDMLPPWQGGGSMIDRVTFERTTYAPAPTRFEAGTPAIVEAIGLAAAVDYVEAIGIDAIHAHEVALVNRLREALARKNSITLYGPENSAGIVSFAMAGVHPHDIGTILDESGVAIRAGHHCAQPLMEQLGVPATARASFGVYNNDDDVAALIDGLARVERIFG